From Sebaldella sp. S0638, the proteins below share one genomic window:
- the xylB gene encoding xylulokinase, with translation MLPKDYIGYILTGKFYTDVSDASGTLFFDVKNRKWSDEMIKILDIKKEYLPEIFESYEITGELKQEIMDEFNITAKIPVVAGGGDNACGAIGAGVVDEDKILISLGTSGVVFIPQKKWSLPEKSSMHAFCDSSGKYHFMGVILSAASCLKWWIEDIHDGNYEKMLGEAEQSVIGSNNLFFLPYLTGERTPHSDPYARGSFIGLTAAHTRGDMTRAVMEGIAFALYDSYNLADSLTPDTIRIIGGGAKSELSRKILTDIFNIKSEVLAIQEGPSYGAALLALFGTENEKDMDKKLGEIVKITDIIEPDSNNHKEYKRRYDVYTRLYNALKNEFFEISRL, from the coding sequence ATGCTTCCCAAGGATTATATAGGCTATATACTCACGGGGAAATTCTACACTGATGTGTCAGATGCTTCGGGAACTTTATTTTTTGACGTAAAGAACAGAAAATGGTCAGATGAAATGATAAAAATTCTTGATATAAAAAAAGAATATCTGCCTGAAATCTTTGAATCATATGAAATTACAGGTGAATTAAAACAGGAAATTATGGATGAATTTAATATTACAGCGAAAATTCCCGTGGTAGCAGGGGGCGGGGATAATGCCTGCGGTGCTATTGGTGCAGGAGTGGTAGATGAAGATAAAATACTGATTTCTCTGGGAACTTCGGGAGTAGTGTTTATCCCGCAAAAAAAATGGTCGCTTCCTGAAAAAAGCAGTATGCATGCGTTCTGTGATTCAAGCGGGAAATATCATTTTATGGGAGTTATATTATCAGCAGCTTCATGCCTGAAATGGTGGATAGAAGATATACATGACGGAAATTATGAAAAAATGCTTGGAGAAGCAGAACAATCAGTTATTGGAAGTAATAATCTGTTTTTTCTGCCTTACCTTACAGGAGAAAGAACGCCCCATTCAGATCCTTATGCAAGAGGAAGTTTCATAGGACTCACAGCAGCACATACAAGAGGAGATATGACAAGAGCAGTAATGGAAGGAATTGCTTTTGCACTTTATGATTCTTATAATCTAGCTGACAGTCTCACTCCGGATACAATTAGAATAATAGGCGGCGGTGCAAAGTCAGAATTAAGCCGGAAAATACTTACGGATATTTTTAATATAAAATCAGAAGTATTGGCTATTCAGGAAGGCCCTTCATATGGAGCAGCGCTTCTTGCTTTGTTTGGTACAGAGAATGAAAAAGATATGGACAAAAAATTAGGGGAAATAGTAAAAATAACTGATATAATAGAACCGGACAGTAATAATCATAAAGAATATAAAAGAAGATATGATGTTTACACAAGGTTGTATAATGCATTGAAAAACGAATTTTTTGAAATAAGCAGATTATGA
- a CDS encoding DUF4867 family protein, with amino-acid sequence MLENLRKKNPDLSILRISDPEFQKYGRVLKGYNTDEITKYMKNKTDIPEEGNIYIASDSEMKKLEIIEKIKQNIFGELEIQAGYCNGNNSQLNALEFHKSPEVNIAVTDMILILGKTSDIKENEYSTEKTDIFYIPEGIIFEVYGDTLHFSPCKTSDSGFKCVVILLDGTNTELSDTISDDKLLFKKNKWILIHDNFTRLANLGAHKGLNGNNIKINY; translated from the coding sequence ATGCTTGAAAATTTGCGAAAGAAAAATCCAGATCTTTCCATATTAAGAATTTCAGATCCTGAATTCCAAAAGTATGGGAGGGTACTTAAGGGCTATAATACTGATGAAATAACAAAGTATATGAAAAATAAAACAGATATTCCGGAGGAAGGGAATATCTATATAGCTTCAGACAGTGAAATGAAGAAGCTGGAAATAATAGAGAAAATAAAACAAAATATTTTTGGCGAACTGGAAATTCAGGCAGGATACTGTAACGGAAATAATTCACAGCTGAATGCACTGGAATTTCACAAGTCACCAGAGGTAAATATAGCAGTCACTGATATGATACTTATTCTAGGAAAAACCTCTGATATAAAAGAGAATGAATACAGTACAGAAAAAACAGATATATTCTATATACCAGAAGGAATAATATTTGAAGTATACGGAGATACACTTCACTTTAGTCCGTGTAAAACCAGTGACAGCGGTTTTAAATGTGTAGTAATACTTTTGGACGGAACAAATACTGAACTTTCAGATACAATATCAGATGATAAACTATTATTTAAGAAAAATAAATGGATATTAATACATGACAATTTTACAAGACTGGCAAACTTGGGAGCACATAAAGGATTAAATGGAAATAATATAAAAATAAATTATTAG
- a CDS encoding xylose ABC transporter ATP-binding protein, whose product MENREILDMRNITKDFSGVKALNNITIKVKKGDVHALCGENGAGKSTLMKVLSGIYPYGTYSGDIYYDGNILKNRGIKDSESKGISIIHQELNLVDELSIMENIFLGNFILKNGVVDFYKMYQKTSEVLKELKMDISPDTLVKELGIGHKQLVEIAKALSKKSKLIIFDEPTASLTEKETDVLLNIIGELREKGVTSIYISHKLDEVIKISNEVTVIRDGQFIECRKTSGYSKNDIVKAMVGRELGSFYPEKNNKIGEVIFEVKNYNVFDNMGKQKVKNAEFVLKKGEILGISGLIGSGRTELISSIFGTYEGSKTGECTFEGKKLNIKSAKEALKSGISMVPEDRKQDGIIADMSVEKNMTLSNIEAYTKAANYVDTYKEKNDVRKYIDLLKIKTSSEELAIKNLSGGNQQKVVLAKNLLVNPKIIILDEPTRGVDVGAKYEIYKNIVELAEQGISVIMVSSELPEVLGISDRIIVMHEGEIKGEFINKDVTQEMIMEAAIVGGRNESGNEFKKS is encoded by the coding sequence ATGGAGAATAGAGAAATTTTGGATATGCGAAATATCACAAAAGATTTTTCAGGAGTAAAAGCTCTTAATAATATTACAATAAAAGTAAAAAAGGGTGATGTTCATGCCCTGTGCGGTGAAAACGGCGCAGGGAAATCTACCCTTATGAAAGTCTTAAGCGGTATTTATCCATACGGAACATACAGCGGCGACATTTATTACGACGGAAATATACTGAAAAACAGAGGGATAAAAGATTCGGAAAGCAAGGGAATTTCCATAATACATCAGGAACTGAACCTTGTGGATGAGCTTTCAATTATGGAAAATATATTTCTGGGGAATTTTATACTGAAAAACGGAGTAGTAGACTTTTATAAAATGTATCAGAAAACCAGTGAAGTGTTAAAGGAATTAAAAATGGATATTTCTCCCGATACTCTGGTAAAAGAACTGGGAATAGGGCATAAACAGCTGGTGGAGATAGCAAAGGCCCTGTCTAAGAAATCAAAACTGATAATATTTGATGAGCCTACAGCTTCACTTACCGAGAAAGAAACCGATGTACTTTTGAATATTATCGGCGAATTAAGGGAAAAAGGAGTTACTTCGATATATATAAGCCATAAACTCGATGAAGTTATCAAAATATCGAATGAAGTAACGGTTATCAGGGATGGACAATTTATAGAATGCAGAAAAACTTCCGGATACAGCAAAAATGATATTGTAAAAGCCATGGTAGGAAGAGAGCTGGGAAGTTTTTATCCTGAGAAGAATAACAAAATAGGAGAAGTGATTTTTGAGGTAAAGAATTACAATGTATTTGATAATATGGGAAAACAGAAAGTAAAAAATGCAGAATTTGTTTTGAAAAAAGGTGAAATACTGGGTATTTCCGGACTGATAGGATCAGGGAGAACAGAACTTATTTCCAGTATATTCGGTACATATGAAGGAAGTAAAACAGGAGAATGTACATTTGAAGGAAAAAAGCTGAATATAAAATCAGCAAAAGAAGCATTAAAAAGCGGAATTTCCATGGTACCTGAGGATAGAAAACAGGACGGGATAATAGCAGACATGTCGGTAGAAAAAAATATGACTCTTTCAAATATAGAAGCATATACCAAAGCTGCAAATTATGTAGACACATATAAAGAAAAAAATGATGTAAGAAAGTATATAGATCTCTTAAAAATAAAAACTTCAAGTGAGGAACTTGCTATAAAAAATTTAAGCGGAGGAAATCAGCAGAAAGTGGTGCTGGCAAAAAATCTTCTTGTAAATCCCAAAATAATAATTCTTGATGAACCCACAAGAGGTGTAGACGTAGGCGCGAAATATGAAATATATAAAAATATAGTGGAGCTTGCCGAGCAGGGAATATCTGTAATAATGGTATCATCAGAGCTGCCCGAAGTCTTGGGAATAAGCGACAGAATTATAGTAATGCATGAGGGTGAGATAAAAGGTGAATTTATAAATAAAGACGTTACACAGGAAATGATAATGGAAGCGGCTATAGTAGGAGGTAGAAATGAGTCTGGCAACGAATTTAAAAAAAGCTAA
- a CDS encoding ROK family transcriptional regulator — translation MELIQNNYHRKILSYIYLEKQITKIQLSKFLDVTIPTVTLYLNELIKTGLIKESGVINSEAGRKPVVFEINSQNSYTIGIEIRQELITVIILDLELNLIYKSQEIYNINNLEEELKNLIYKSIVHSNIKMEQILGIGIAFPGIVNDRKLKFEESPIVDIKEYSLEGLKETFDMPIYIGNEADYAAYAENLIGSSKKYKNSIYLFVHEGIGGGIILENSLYSGGLQHAGEVGHMVIDYKGRECECGRHGCWEKYVSSNIVNKIIKDNDLSGVEELIDIYLNESNSDIFKQMDEYFDYLAAGIMNLFLIFDLDCIIIGGILAPYEKQLQSLLIEKIKKENCKLEKNAEKIVFPKLLTTASAIGAGIIPLSNIYDFDLILTNGE, via the coding sequence ATGGAATTAATTCAGAATAATTATCACAGAAAAATTTTGAGTTATATATATCTTGAAAAGCAGATAACTAAGATACAGTTATCTAAATTTCTTGATGTTACAATACCCACAGTAACTCTTTATTTGAATGAACTTATAAAAACAGGTCTGATAAAAGAAAGCGGGGTAATTAACTCCGAAGCAGGGAGAAAGCCTGTTGTATTTGAAATAAATTCCCAAAACAGCTATACCATAGGAATAGAAATAAGACAAGAACTTATTACAGTGATAATACTGGATTTAGAGTTAAATTTAATATATAAATCACAGGAAATTTATAATATAAACAATTTAGAAGAGGAATTAAAGAATCTTATTTATAAGTCAATAGTGCATAGCAATATAAAGATGGAACAGATTCTGGGTATTGGCATAGCATTTCCGGGAATAGTAAATGACAGAAAGCTTAAATTCGAGGAATCGCCTATAGTGGATATCAAGGAATATTCATTGGAAGGTCTGAAAGAAACCTTTGATATGCCTATATATATAGGGAATGAAGCAGATTATGCAGCATATGCGGAAAATCTGATAGGAAGTTCCAAAAAATATAAGAATTCTATTTATCTCTTTGTACATGAAGGAATCGGCGGGGGAATAATTCTGGAGAATTCCCTTTATTCGGGAGGACTTCAACATGCAGGCGAAGTAGGTCATATGGTCATAGATTACAAAGGCCGTGAATGTGAATGCGGCAGACATGGCTGCTGGGAAAAATATGTTTCATCGAATATAGTAAATAAAATAATAAAAGATAATGACTTATCCGGAGTGGAAGAACTTATTGATATTTATCTGAATGAGAGTAACAGCGATATTTTCAAACAAATGGACGAATACTTCGATTATCTTGCAGCGGGAATAATGAATCTCTTTCTTATATTCGATCTGGACTGCATAATAATAGGCGGAATTCTTGCGCCTTATGAAAAACAGCTTCAAAGTCTTCTTATAGAAAAAATAAAAAAAGAGAACTGCAAATTAGAAAAAAATGCTGAAAAAATTGTTTTTCCAAAACTACTGACAACAGCTTCGGCAATAGGTGCGGGAATTATTCCTTTGTCAAATATTTATGACTTTGATTTGATATTAACAAACGGAGAATAG
- a CDS encoding transaldolase family protein, with amino-acid sequence MKYFLDSAILEEVKYAYKYLGFDGVTTNPRHIQTSGKPFLTVIKEFSEWVKEEGIEGYEKFPISVEINPHLEKYEDMVEEAEKIAKICKNFVIKIPCNEQGLIAAKILEEKGVRTNVTLVFSPSQAMLPGKNNSLFVSPFVGWKEQSGEDCTQYIADIVEIYRKYNIKTEIIVAALRNGNQIVQAAKAGADIVTCGLQVYKDSFVHPFTDYGLNIFKDAWDKTKK; translated from the coding sequence GTGAAATATTTTTTAGACAGTGCTATTCTTGAGGAAGTAAAGTACGCTTATAAGTATCTTGGCTTTGACGGGGTGACTACGAATCCCCGACATATACAAACCAGCGGAAAACCATTTTTGACAGTTATAAAAGAATTTTCAGAGTGGGTAAAAGAAGAAGGAATAGAGGGATATGAAAAATTTCCTATATCAGTGGAAATAAATCCACATCTTGAAAAATATGAGGATATGGTAGAGGAAGCTGAAAAAATCGCAAAAATATGTAAAAATTTTGTAATTAAAATTCCTTGTAATGAACAGGGTCTGATAGCAGCAAAAATACTGGAAGAAAAAGGAGTAAGAACAAATGTAACACTTGTATTTTCACCATCACAGGCAATGTTACCAGGGAAAAACAATTCTCTTTTTGTATCGCCGTTTGTAGGTTGGAAAGAACAAAGCGGGGAAGACTGTACGCAGTATATTGCTGATATTGTGGAAATATACAGAAAGTATAATATAAAAACAGAAATAATAGTAGCTGCACTAAGAAATGGAAATCAGATTGTACAGGCTGCAAAAGCAGGGGCTGATATAGTAACATGCGGACTTCAGGTATATAAAGACAGTTTTGTACATCCTTTTACAGACTATGGTTTGAATATATTTAAAGATGCATGGGATAAAACAAAAAAATAA
- a CDS encoding NAD(P)-dependent oxidoreductase: MEIGFIGLGTMGIPMALNILNKMKKTIHVYDISEKQKAEMAEHGAVSENSAEDVVNKSDIIITMVPTSKNVEDLYEKILTQNIQGKIFIDMSTIDPKVSIKTAEKTGGKGAVMLDAPVVKSKAAAEKGELGIYVGGDYGTYEEVKDILRCMGKNIIYMGENGQGLVMKICHNILVGMIQNGVNEVLTLAEKLGIDYEKFVTAISYGGGQNFYLDSKWETIKRRDFEPAFSVQNMNKDVNLACDLQENCGLDLPGFEHIKEIYSEAMEKGFGNEDFSASFKVVKKEL; encoded by the coding sequence ATGGAAATCGGATTTATAGGTCTTGGGACTATGGGAATACCAATGGCACTGAATATTTTGAATAAAATGAAAAAAACTATTCATGTCTATGATATAAGCGAAAAGCAAAAGGCTGAGATGGCGGAACACGGGGCTGTTTCGGAAAACAGCGCAGAAGATGTAGTAAATAAAAGCGACATAATAATAACTATGGTTCCCACTTCAAAAAACGTAGAAGATTTATATGAAAAAATTTTGACACAGAATATTCAGGGTAAAATATTTATAGATATGAGTACGATTGATCCAAAAGTAAGCATAAAGACAGCTGAGAAAACAGGGGGTAAAGGTGCCGTTATGCTTGATGCTCCTGTAGTAAAATCAAAAGCTGCTGCCGAAAAAGGGGAATTGGGAATTTATGTAGGCGGAGATTACGGAACTTACGAAGAAGTAAAAGATATATTGAGATGTATGGGAAAAAATATAATTTATATGGGAGAGAACGGACAGGGACTGGTAATGAAAATATGTCATAACATACTTGTAGGTATGATTCAGAATGGTGTGAACGAAGTGCTTACATTGGCAGAAAAACTCGGTATAGATTATGAAAAATTCGTTACAGCAATTTCTTACGGCGGAGGACAGAATTTTTATCTGGACAGCAAGTGGGAAACAATAAAAAGAAGAGATTTTGAACCTGCGTTTTCTGTGCAGAATATGAATAAAGACGTGAATCTTGCGTGTGATTTGCAGGAAAACTGCGGTTTAGACCTTCCGGGCTTTGAACATATAAAGGAAATATACTCGGAAGCTATGGAAAAAGGTTTTGGAAATGAAGATTTTTCAGCATCATTCAAAGTAGTAAAAAAAGAATTATAA
- a CDS encoding sugar ABC transporter permease: protein MSLATNLKKAKNSNMFILLIALLVIWGVFIAITGGNFINFRNISNLLRQMSITGILSIGMIFVIISGEIDLSVGSQMALLGGIAAIMDVTFKMPFVVTVLVTLILGLVFGVWNGYWTAKKNVPSFIVTLSGMLVFRGILIGITGGQTISPISGAFKVLGQSYIPKSLSYVIGILFVLLLVYSKMSDRKAKIANKIDAGNFKNDVLWIIGNSILIFLGIIILNSYEGIPTPVLLMAVLIIIFSFVSNKTAYRRTVYAIGGNINAAKYSGIDTQKIKMIIYIVNGFLVGTAGLVLTSRLGAGSVSAGTNAELDTIAACVIGGASLSGGKGKVTGAILGALIMASLDNGMSMLNVEPSWQYVVKGLILLFAVLFDVQSQKKKKG from the coding sequence ATGAGTCTGGCAACGAATTTAAAAAAAGCTAAAAATTCCAACATGTTTATTTTGTTAATAGCACTTTTAGTTATATGGGGAGTGTTTATAGCAATTACCGGAGGAAATTTTATAAATTTCAGAAATATATCAAATTTATTGAGACAGATGTCAATAACAGGGATACTTTCCATAGGAATGATATTTGTTATTATTTCCGGGGAAATAGATCTGTCAGTAGGATCACAGATGGCACTTCTCGGAGGTATAGCAGCCATTATGGACGTTACATTTAAGATGCCGTTTGTGGTTACTGTACTGGTGACACTTATTCTTGGACTTGTTTTTGGTGTATGGAACGGATACTGGACAGCTAAGAAAAATGTTCCTTCGTTTATAGTGACTTTATCAGGGATGCTTGTGTTCAGGGGAATACTTATAGGAATTACAGGCGGTCAGACTATTTCGCCTATAAGCGGGGCATTCAAAGTGCTGGGACAGAGTTATATCCCGAAAAGTCTGAGTTATGTAATAGGAATACTATTTGTTCTTCTTCTTGTTTACAGCAAAATGAGCGACAGAAAGGCGAAAATAGCCAATAAAATAGACGCGGGGAATTTTAAGAACGATGTGCTTTGGATAATAGGGAACAGTATATTGATTTTCCTTGGGATAATAATACTGAACAGTTATGAGGGAATCCCTACACCGGTTTTACTAATGGCAGTTTTGATTATCATATTTTCCTTTGTATCAAATAAAACAGCATACAGGAGAACAGTTTATGCTATAGGCGGAAATATAAACGCCGCGAAGTATTCCGGAATAGATACACAGAAAATAAAAATGATAATTTATATAGTAAACGGTTTTCTTGTGGGAACAGCGGGGCTGGTACTCACTTCAAGGCTTGGAGCCGGTTCGGTTTCAGCAGGGACAAATGCGGAACTGGATACTATAGCAGCATGTGTAATCGGCGGTGCGAGTCTTTCAGGAGGAAAAGGTAAGGTAACAGGGGCAATACTCGGAGCTTTGATAATGGCAAGTCTTGACAATGGGATGAGTATGCTGAATGTAGAGCCGTCATGGCAGTATGTGGTAAAAGGTCTTATACTTTTATTTGCAGTTCTCTTTGATGTGCAGTCACAGAAAAAGAAAAAAGGATAA
- the xylA gene encoding xylose isomerase — MKEFFPEIKEVKYEGPESKNVMAFKYYNKDELIGGKPMREHLKFAMSYWHTLKAQGLDMFGGDTMDRAWNRYEDALEQAKARADAGFEFMQKIGMDYFCFHDRDIINEAMTLTETNKLLDEIVDHIEGLMKKTGIKLLWGTTNAFSHPRFLHGGATAPNADVFAYAAAQVKKAMEITHRLGGENYVLWGGREGYETLLNTKSDLEYDNFARFLQMVVDYKEKIGFKGQLLIEPKPKEPTKHQYDFDTATVLGFLRKYNLDKHYKMNIEANHATLAGHTFQHELNLARINNVMGSIDANQGDMLLGWDTDQFPTNIYDAVLAMYEVIKNNGLGKGGLNFDAKVRRGSFEDKDLFLAYIAGMDTFAKGLKIAYKLYEDKVFEDFQDKRYESYKTGIGKDIVEGKVGFEELAEYAEKLTEIKNTSGRQEMLESILNSYILEAR; from the coding sequence ATGAAAGAGTTTTTTCCGGAAATAAAAGAAGTGAAATATGAAGGCCCTGAATCAAAAAATGTTATGGCTTTTAAATATTATAACAAAGATGAGTTAATAGGCGGTAAGCCAATGAGAGAACATCTGAAATTTGCCATGAGTTACTGGCACACATTAAAGGCTCAGGGATTGGATATGTTCGGCGGAGACACCATGGACAGAGCATGGAACAGATATGAGGATGCTTTGGAACAGGCAAAGGCAAGAGCAGATGCAGGTTTTGAATTTATGCAGAAAATAGGAATGGATTATTTTTGTTTCCATGACAGAGATATTATAAATGAAGCTATGACACTAACAGAAACAAATAAGCTTCTTGATGAAATAGTAGACCATATAGAAGGTCTTATGAAGAAAACAGGAATAAAGCTGTTATGGGGAACAACAAATGCTTTCAGCCATCCAAGATTTCTTCATGGAGGTGCTACTGCGCCAAATGCGGATGTTTTCGCATATGCAGCGGCACAGGTGAAAAAAGCAATGGAGATAACTCACAGATTAGGCGGAGAAAATTACGTTTTATGGGGTGGAAGAGAGGGATATGAAACTCTTTTGAATACTAAGTCTGATTTAGAATACGATAATTTTGCCAGATTCCTTCAGATGGTAGTTGATTATAAAGAGAAAATAGGATTTAAAGGTCAGCTCCTTATAGAGCCAAAGCCGAAAGAACCTACAAAACACCAGTATGATTTTGATACTGCCACAGTTCTTGGTTTTTTGAGAAAGTATAATCTTGATAAACACTATAAAATGAATATAGAAGCAAATCACGCTACTCTTGCAGGGCATACATTCCAGCATGAACTGAATCTTGCAAGAATAAATAATGTTATGGGATCTATAGATGCTAATCAGGGAGATATGCTTCTCGGATGGGATACAGATCAATTCCCTACAAATATATATGATGCTGTTCTGGCAATGTATGAAGTAATAAAAAATAACGGACTGGGAAAAGGCGGACTGAATTTTGACGCCAAAGTAAGAAGAGGCTCTTTTGAAGACAAGGATTTATTTTTAGCTTATATTGCAGGTATGGATACATTTGCAAAAGGATTAAAGATAGCTTACAAACTTTATGAAGATAAAGTTTTTGAGGATTTTCAGGATAAAAGATATGAAAGCTATAAAACAGGAATTGGAAAAGATATAGTAGAAGGTAAGGTAGGATTTGAAGAACTGGCAGAGTACGCGGAAAAACTTACAGAGATAAAAAATACTTCAGGAAGACAGGAAATGCTTGAAAGTATATTGAATTCATATATATTGGAAGCCAGATAA
- the xylF gene encoding D-xylose ABC transporter substrate-binding protein, with translation MKKMFFMLTLVMLFLVSCGGNSSKGDTKGTDTGKENKKKIKIGMSIDDLRLERWQKDRDIFKKAAEDLGAEVIVVSANGDSQKQLTDAENLLSQGVDVLVIIPNNGEVMAPIVDEAHKAGVKVLAYDRLITNSDVDFYISFDNVKVGELQAQAIVDKMPKGNYFLMGGSPTDNNARLFREGQMKVLQPLIDKGDIKVVGDQWVKDWLPEEALKIMENALTANNNKIDAVVASNDSTAGGAIQALNAQGLAGKVPISGQDADLAGVKRIVEGTQTMTVYKPIKALAEKAAQIAVELGRGEEIESNGITNNGKIDVKSYLLSPISVTQENLKETIIKDGFQKESDVYGK, from the coding sequence ATGAAAAAGATGTTTTTTATGTTAACTTTAGTAATGTTATTTTTAGTTTCATGCGGAGGGAACAGCAGCAAAGGAGATACGAAAGGTACTGATACAGGTAAGGAAAACAAAAAAAAGATAAAAATAGGAATGTCAATTGATGATCTGAGACTGGAAAGATGGCAGAAAGACAGGGATATTTTTAAAAAAGCAGCGGAAGATCTGGGAGCAGAAGTAATAGTGGTATCTGCGAACGGAGATTCGCAAAAGCAGCTTACAGATGCTGAAAACCTACTTTCACAGGGAGTAGATGTACTGGTAATTATACCTAATAACGGAGAAGTTATGGCGCCTATAGTTGATGAAGCGCATAAAGCAGGAGTAAAGGTACTGGCTTATGACAGACTTATTACGAATTCAGATGTAGACTTTTATATATCATTTGACAATGTAAAGGTAGGAGAATTACAGGCACAGGCTATAGTGGATAAAATGCCGAAAGGAAATTATTTTCTTATGGGAGGATCGCCGACTGACAATAATGCGAGACTTTTCAGGGAAGGGCAGATGAAAGTATTACAGCCGCTTATAGACAAAGGAGATATAAAAGTAGTTGGTGACCAGTGGGTAAAAGACTGGCTTCCGGAAGAAGCACTAAAGATAATGGAAAACGCACTTACAGCTAATAATAATAAAATTGATGCAGTGGTAGCATCTAATGACAGTACAGCAGGAGGAGCAATACAGGCGCTGAATGCACAGGGACTAGCAGGGAAAGTACCTATATCAGGACAGGATGCAGATCTTGCAGGGGTAAAGAGAATAGTAGAAGGTACACAGACAATGACAGTATATAAACCTATAAAAGCACTAGCGGAAAAAGCAGCACAGATAGCTGTGGAACTGGGAAGAGGAGAAGAGATAGAATCTAACGGAATTACTAATAACGGAAAAATAGATGTAAAATCTTATCTGTTATCTCCAATATCAGTAACTCAGGAAAACTTAAAGGAAACTATAATAAAAGACGGATTCCAGAAAGAAAGCGACGTGTACGGAAAATAA
- a CDS encoding FGGY family carbohydrate kinase codes for MYLGIDLGTSGVKITAIDKNGEITASSSREYPVHYSNNGWSDQNPADWVKGIRDSMRELSEKMPLNDIKGIGISGQMHGLVVLGEDKEVLYPVILWNDQRTVEESEFLNNEPGMDKLIEYTSNISFTGFTASKLLWLKKK; via the coding sequence ATGTATTTAGGTATAGATTTAGGGACTTCCGGAGTGAAAATAACAGCTATAGATAAAAACGGGGAAATAACAGCATCTTCATCAAGGGAGTATCCGGTACATTATTCCAATAACGGATGGTCTGACCAAAATCCGGCAGACTGGGTCAAGGGTATACGGGACAGTATGCGGGAGCTTTCAGAAAAAATGCCGCTGAATGATATAAAAGGTATAGGAATTTCCGGTCAGATGCATGGTCTTGTGGTTTTGGGAGAAGATAAGGAAGTTTTATATCCTGTGATACTGTGGAATGATCAGCGGACTGTGGAAGAATCAGAGTTTTTGAATAATGAACCAGGAATGGACAAACTGATAGAATATACTTCAAATATATCATTTACAGGTTTTACAGCTTCAAAGCTTTTATGGCTAAAAAAAAAATGA